A stretch of DNA from Pigmentibacter ruber:
CATGTAACTTTAGCTTCAGGATCTTTCGCTTTTGCTTTATCGGCATTGGACTTTACAAATGTTAATAAATATGAGTTTATAAATGCATGTTTAGGAATTGTTATGATTGGTATTTTAAATGTGTCAGTCAGTTTTTATTTAGCTTTATCAGTTGCTATTAGAGCTAGAAAAGTTCAAAGTGTAGAAAGAAAACAAATAAGAGTAGCTATATTTAAAAGACTTATTTCTTCTCCACTTGAATTTTTATATCCATTTTCAAAAAAGTAACATTTTGGAGCAATTCATGTCTAATCTTTTTGATCCAATTAAAGTTGGTGATTTGACCTTAAGAAATAGAATAATTTTAGCACCATTAACAAGATGTAGAGCTAATTATGAAAGAGTACCTAATGAATTAATGGCTGAATATTATTCGAAACGTAGTCAATTTGGCTTACTAATTACTGAAGCTACTTCTGTTGAATTACAAGGTGTAGGTTATCCCAGAACCCCAGGAATTTGGAATGATGAGCAAGTAAATGCTTGGAGTAAAATAACTGATGCAGTTCATAATAAAGGTGGAATAATATTTCTACAACTTTGGCATGTAGGAAGAATATCAGATAGTGTCTATACAAATTCTTCACCTGTAGCCCCGAGCGCAGTTAAACCTAATGGCAGAATTTCATTAATTCGCCCTGAAAAATATTTTGATACACCAAGAGAATTAAAACAAACCGAAATTAAAGATATAGTGAAAGCATTTCATAAAGCTGCACAGAATGCAAAAAAAGCAGGTTTTGATGGCGTAGAAATACATGGTGCAAATGGGTATCTACTAGATCAATTTCTCCAATCCTCTACAAATTTAAGAAATGATGAATATGGTGGAACATTATCCAAAAGATTAAAATTTCCTCTAGAAGTAACAGATGCTGTAATAGATGTTTGGGGTTCTGGACGAGTTGGCTACCATATCGCCCCACGTTGCGATGCTCATGATATGAAAGATGAAAATCCTTTAGAAACATTTAGCGCTTTATTATCTGAGCTTTCAAAAAGAAAAATTGCATTTATTTGTGCTAGAGAGCATCAAGCGCAAGATAGTATAGGCTCTAAATTACGAAAACTTTTTGATGGAGTCTATATAGCAAATGAAGGTTTTACAAAAGAATCTGCTGAAAAGATTATTTTAGATGGGCACGCTGATGCAGTTGCATTTGGAAAACTAAGTATTTCAAATCCTGATTTAGTAAAAAAGTTTGCAGAAAATTTACCATTAGAACTACCAAACCCAAAAACTTTCTATGGTGAAACTAAATATTTATTTAATCAAGCGGAACCTATGCCTCCTCAAGGTTTTTATGAGAGCGATCATTTAGGTTACACTACATACTAAAAACAAAATAAAGTTAATTAGTTACTTTTTGCTAAATATATTAGCTATATCCAATCCTGATGTTTCAACTTCCTTAACAAACTCATCATAATCTGTAGTGTTACTTTTTAGCGGAATGACTTCTTGCATATTATTTATGCTATTAGGATATTTTTTTATACAATCAGCAATCGCAGGAACTAATTTTGCTTTTAGTTCATCACTTAAACCTTTTCTTGCATAAACAGGTTCATTAGGGATAGGTTTCGATAACCATAATACTTTTGTTTCTTTAGCAATATTAGGATAGATATTAATCACTTTACTTCTTGCATCATTTATTTTTTCTGGTTTTCCTTCGTCCTTCTTTTTTCCATCTTTATTCGCTGCAGAAATAGCTGGAGGGTTATAGTATGCAGCCGTGGCATCCACTTGACCTTGCATTAAAGCGATAATCGATGCATCCATGCTTCCAGTTGGAACTTCTTGTGCAAATTTTTTATTATTTTTTTTCATTAGAATTTTTGGGTATATATAACTAGAAGCAGAACTAGCATCGGAATATGCAAATTTTTTACCTTCAAGATCTTTCACATCTTTTATATTTGAACTTGATTTCACAAAAATTGCAGATTGATACGTAGTAGTCCCATAACGAATAACTTGCAATAAAGGCTCAGCTCCAAACTTATTTTTAGCAATTAAAAAACTAACTATATCACCAAATGCGAGATCAACTTTTTGCGCACCAATAGCTTCTACAACCGCTATGTAGCTATTTGGGACTTGGATATTAATAAAAATTTTTGATTTTTCTTCAATACATTTTGCAACAGGTTTGGCATTATCTAGAGCTTTAGTTGCGTGCCCAGAAGGAACAATAGCTATTTTAAAAGGATTATTTCTTGAACCTAGTTGATCTGCAGCAACTACACTATTTGAAATTAATGTAGAAAAAAAAATGCTTGTAAATATTTTTAATTTCATCATAAATACCTCAATTAAACAATTAATCACAAAGCAAATATTATTTATTTCACTTTATTTGTCAAAATTAAAGAAAATAAAATTAAAAAAGCCTTAAAATGAACTTTTCATTTTAAGGCTTTACTCAAACAAAGTTTAGCTTACCAAGCAGGAACTGCACCAGGAAACAATTCTTGTGTTTTCTTTAAAACTTCATTAGAATTCATGACAGCTTTTAATTTATCAAATACCTTTTTAGATTTATCAGATTCCTTCACAACAATAACATTTACATATGGTTTAGCAGTTTTAGGATCTTCTTTTACTAATGCATCAGCCGGGACAAAACCTGCATTTTTAACAAAATCATTATTTAAAACAGCTGCAGCAACATCTTGAACTGCACGCGCAGCTTGGGCTGCATCTACACTTTTTATAATTATATTTTTTGGATTTTCACTTATATCTTTTGGAGTTGGCAATTCACCAACACCATCTTTAATTTTAATGATACCTGCAGTTTTTAATAGATTTAAAGCTCTACCTTGATTGCTTGGATCATTAGGAATAATAACGACTGATTTATCTGTTAATTCAGATAAACTTTTAATCTTCCTAGAATAAACACCCATTGGATAGATAAAAGTATTCCCAACAATTGCTAATTTATATCCTTTTCTAGCTTTTGCTTGTTCTAAAAATGATACAGTTTGAAATATATTTGCATCTATTTCACCAGAATTTAAGGCTTCATTAGGAATTTGATAGTCTGCAAAAGTAACTGTTTTAATTTCAAGATCATATTTTTCTTTAGCTAATTTTTTGGCCACTTCAAAAACTTGAATCATTGGACCTGCTGTTATTCCAACTTTTAAAACATCTGAAGCAAAAGCAGAAATAGAATAAATTGTAGAAATAAATGACAAACCTATTACTGAAAATAATTTAGCGAATTTCATAATTATTCCTTTCAAATGAATTAATGAGAAACTTTTTTTGTAATAAAGTCACCAGTGAATTGAATGATTAAAACAAGCGCAACTAAAGTAACTAAGGCCTGCAACATTACAGGAGTATCAAACTGATAATAACCATATTGAATAGCCATATTACCTAATCCACTTCCACCTACCGCTCCTGCCATTGCAGAATATTCAGTTAAGCTAACAAAAAGAATTGTCACAGCATTAGCTATACCGGGAACAGCTTCAGGTAATAAAACTTTAAATATAATTTGTAGAGGAGAAGATCCCATTGCTTGTGCTGCTTCTATAAGACCTTTATTTACACTAGCTAATTTACCTTCTACAATTCTAGCAAAAAAAGGAATAGCGGCAACACTTAAAGGAACCATTGCCGCTGCCGTACCAATTGATGAGCCAACAATAAATCTGGTAAAAGGAATTATAGCAACCATTAAGATAACAAATGGAACCGATCTTCCTACAGTAACAATGCTACTTAATGTTTTATGAATAATTTTGTTTTCATAAAACATACCTTTTGCAGTCACAGTCAAACCTACCGCAATTGGGAGGCCTATGATAAAAGCACAAACTCCTGCAACTAAGACCATATATATAGTAGCTAATGTAGATTCAGCTAGAGTATTTAAAGTTTCCAGAAACATAACCTAAAACCTCTGTGGATATTTTTAATTCTTTTAAATAGTCAATTCCTAATTTAATTTTATGTTGTTCTCCTGAAATTTGACAAAGCATAATTCCAAGTGGAGAATTATTAATCACATCAATATGTGCTTGTAAAATATTTACATTCAAATCAAATTTTTTAACTAAACCAGATATAATGGATTCACTTGCAGTATCACCAACAAAAGTAAATTTTAAGATTGGTGAAGAAAATTTATCCGGAGAAAGTGAAAGATTTTCTTCAATATGCTGTGGCAAAGTAACGTGAAATGCAGATCGAACTAAAGCTTTAGTTGCATCAGCTTGGGGATTACTAAACATTTCAACCATAGAAGAGTTTTCAATAATATTTCCATTTTCTATAACTGCAACACGATGACATATACTTTTTACAACTTCCATTTCATGTGTAATTAATAAAATTGTAACACCAAATTTCTCATTTATTGCTTTTAATAATGCCAAAATAGATTTAGTTGTTTCAGGATCTAACGCAGAAGTTGCTTCATCACACAATAATACTTTAGGGTTAGATGCAAGTGCCCTAGCTATAGCAACTCTTTGTTTTTGTCCGCCACTTAATTGATGTGGATAATGATTTATTTTATCTAATAATCCCGTTACTTCTAAAAGATACTTAACTCTTGCTTCAATTTCTTTTTTATTTTTTCCTGCAAATTCCAATGGCAATGCAACATTTTTAAACACATTTGCCGAAGAAAGTAAATTGAAATGCTGAAATATCATACCAATATTTCGTCTTTGCTCTCTCAATTCTGATTCTTTTAATGAAGTTAAATTAACATTATCTAGAATAACTTCACCTCCTGTTGGCTTTTCAAGTAAGTTAACTGTGCGCAGTAATGTACTTTTACCTGCTCCACTTTTACCAATAATTCCAAATATTTCACCTTTTGCGACTTCTAAATCAATTCCTTTTAATGCATAGGAAATTCCATTTTTTGTGTTAAAAGATTTTTTAATTCCTATTAATTTTATCATACATAAAGCCTAAAATATAAATCTGATTTTAATTAAATTCTGAAAATATTACGAATTAATGACAACAACAACAATTGTGTAAAAAAAACATTCGTAGCATTTTAGATTGATGAGGGTATTTTATAAGAAGGAAAATGTTAAGAAATTTCATTTATTTATCTCGCTTTAGCTGAAAAAAAAAGTAATGCCCGCAAGCTGTATATCAAATCGGCATCTGTCCATTTAAAACATAGAAAAGATTTCTAGTCAATGAGAAATTGGAAGGTAAAAATACTGACAATTAATCTAAGTTGTGATAGTAAATTTATACCCATTAATTAGGAGTTAATTGTGCAAGAAAACACAGCAATACCAATTATTAGTCAAAGTAAAAATCAAACCGTAGGTCCTGTTTTTAAATTTGGCGGGACAAGTATGGGCTCTATTGAAAGAATTGAGCATGTTGCTGATCTTTGTTTAAAATTAAAACCTTCCGCAATTGTTGTTTCTGCAATGTCAGGAGAGACCAATCGCCTTATATCTTTAGCAAATAAAATCTTAGAAAGAATTGATGTCCCAGAATATGACATGCTAGTTGCCAGCGGAGAACAAGTTTCCGTTTCCTTATTGAGTTTGGCTTTACGCAAAAGAGGGATAGCCCCTATGCCAATGTTGGCTCCAACTGCTGGAATCCTAACTGATGCACAGTTTTCAAGAGCTAATATTTTACAAGTCAAAGGCGAAGCTATCAAAGAAGCCTTAGATAAAGGTCTATTGCCTGTGATTGCTGGCTTCCAAGGGGTGACTGAGGACGGACAATTAACTTCATTAGGAAGGGGAGGTTCTGATACCTCAGCTGTCGCAATTGCAGCCGGAATAGGCGCAAAAGAATGTATCATTTATACTGATGTTGACGGCGTGTTTACCACAGATCCTAGAATTTGCTCTGCGGCTAGAATAATTAGAAAAATTAATTATGAAGAGATGCTGGAAATGGCAAGCCAAGGTAGCAAAGTTTTACATATCAGAAGTGTACAACTTGCTGCAAAATGGGGTATTCGCTTAGTAGTTAAAAATACTTTTTCAAATGATGAAGGAACCGAAATGAGCACAATTGATGAACCAATTGAAGGAGAAATCGTATCAGGAATAGCTGCTTCACAAAATGAAGCCTGGATACAAGCAACTTGTGCAAACACTCCACAATTTAATCTATCTAATGTTTTTGATCTTCTTGCAAAAAAAGGGATTAATGTAGATATTATTAATCAAGGGGAACATAGTAGCAGTTTAAAAATTAGTTTTACAATTACCCAAACCGATTCAAATTTAGCAATGGAAACATTAAAAAAAGAATTTCCAAATATTTCTCTTACACTAAGAGAAGACGTTGCTAAAATTTCAATTGTGGGAGTAGGAATGAGAACTCACGCTGGAGTGGCAGCCAGAATGTTTAAAACTTTAGCAAATAATGGAATAGAAATATTACTAGTCACAACTTCAGAAATAAAAGTAGGTTGTTTAATTTTACGCGATAAAGTTTCATTAGCTGTTAATGCATTACATGAAGAGTTTATCCCAAAAACTTAATAATAAACTATTCTAAATAAACTAAAGTATTTAGAATTGCGAAAACTTAATAATTTGCTACTTTAGGGAAAAGAAAGAACTTAAGTTAAAATAAATTTTAAGATTTATTTTTAAAGAACATTATTCAGCCCGTAGTATTTCACCAGCTTTTAATCCTGTTAGTTTTTTCAAGCGGTAAACAAACCACCAAATTCCAAGCATAGATATAACCATTTTTGGAATGGCAACTACAAAATGCCCTTTCCAAGTCATCTCTGCGAGCTCTTTATTAAAAGCCTCTGTTTGAGCCGGGCTTACTATTATATTTATTGCTAAAATATAATTTAGAACCCCCCCTAAAAAAAATGCTCCCCCAAAAACCATGGTAATTTGCCAAATTAAAGCTTTAAAAGCCTTTTGCGCGTTATTTGCAGCGAGTTTTTCTTCTAACAATTCTGTTTTGAAAACATTCTCATTATAAATTAAGTAGTTAACAAATGGCTTGCCAATCCATGCAGAAGCAATTGTAAAAATACCTAAAAAAGTTGGAATAGCAGCTTCCTGAATAGCAAACCAAAATCCATCTAATTTGTAAAAAGCAAATAAACCTTTTATTAATATACTAACTATTCCCAAGACAGCGATAGGACTTGCTTGTTTTCGTTTCATAAAATCATACACACCATATCCTAGCGGAAATATTAGTGCAATGATTAGAGTTTTTAAAGGATCAAAAGTTGTATTTAGTTTATTAAGAATAAAAACTGGGATAACAACATAAAAAATAATTGAGACAAATAAATTTTCTTTTACTTTTTGTTGGACTACTGGCTGATTATCTAAATTTTCAATTTTTTGTTTATTTTCCATAAAAACTTTCTTTAACAGAAGGATAAGCCTCAAAAAGGTGTAGTTTAGCATAAAATCAAAAAAAGTAAATTTTTTAATAAAGTTCACTAAATAATAAAACGATATCTTAAATCACAAGATTTTTTTTAATGAGGGTTGTTATGAAAGAATTTGATTTAGAAGTATTTAATAACACCAATCAGACACAAGTATTCACCTTTATTAACAATAAAACAAAAGAATTGGGTTTTGATATGGCTTCACGACCCGAAACTGGTGCCTTATTAAGAGTTTTAGCTGCCTCAAAACCTAGCAGTAATATTCTAGAAATTGGGACAGGAACAGGTTACGGAACAGCATGGCTTCTAGAAGGTATGGATGAAAACTCCAAATTGATAAGTATAGAAGCTAATATAAATGTCCAAAATGTTGCAAAAGAAATTTTAAAAAATGACAAGCGATTACAATTATTAAATGAAAATGGAACTGATTATCTAAAAAAACAAAAACCGCATACTTTTGATATTATTTTTGCAGACGCTTTTCCTGGTAAATATGAACTACTTAATGAAACATTAAATCTTTTGAAACCAGGTGGAATTTATATTGTTGACGACATGTTACCTCAACCTGATTGGCCTGAAGATCATTTTCCTTTAGCAAAATCTGTTATTGAAAGCTTAAAAAACTTAACTAACGTAACTTCTGTAGGATTACATTGGTCTAGCGGATTGATATTAATGGTGCCAAAATTTAAATAAAGGTAATTTATGAAAGAAGCCTATAACTTACTTCCTAAAATCAATGAAAAATTTTGGAAAAAATTTAGGGAAGACTTTATTCTCGATAGAAATTTTATACACCTTTCTTTAGCAATTCAAGTTTCACATAGCATAAAATTAAATAAAGAAATTGATAAATATCGTTCAATGATTGATAAAAACCCTGATTTAATGCGAAAAGAAAGACACATACACACTGGAGAAACCATAGCTGCTGCCGCTAAATACTTAAAGACAAGTAAAGATTTAATAGCTTTAACAGAAAGTTCAACTATGGCAATGGCTATAGCATTAAATGGATTTATTTTTAAAAAAGATGATGAAATTATTACTACGGATAGTGAACATTATTCTTTAGAAAAACTTTGTGAATATAATGCAAAAAGACAAAACTTAAAAATAAAAAAATTTGAATTAAGTTCTCTAATAAAAGGAATAACAAAAGAACAAATTATTGATGGAATTTTAAAAAATATTACTGAAAAAACAAAACTGATTGCTATTTCATGGGTTAATTCAAAATACGGATTAAAAATGCCAATTAAAGAGATAGCAAAAAAATTAAAAAAAATTAATTTTTCACGAAATGAAATGGATAAAATTCTTCTTTGCGTCGATGGTGTACACGGATTTGGTGTAGAAGCGTTTGATTCAATTCATGATTTAGATGTTGATTTTTTTGCTGCTGGTTGCCATAAATGGCTTTTTGGCCCAAGAGGTACAGCCATCCTGTGGGCGAGTGAAAGAGGTTGGAAAAGAATAGAACCTACTATACCATCATTTGAAAAAATTGCGTGGGATGTTTTTTTATC
This window harbors:
- a CDS encoding alkene reductase, which gives rise to MSNLFDPIKVGDLTLRNRIILAPLTRCRANYERVPNELMAEYYSKRSQFGLLITEATSVELQGVGYPRTPGIWNDEQVNAWSKITDAVHNKGGIIFLQLWHVGRISDSVYTNSSPVAPSAVKPNGRISLIRPEKYFDTPRELKQTEIKDIVKAFHKAAQNAKKAGFDGVEIHGANGYLLDQFLQSSTNLRNDEYGGTLSKRLKFPLEVTDAVIDVWGSGRVGYHIAPRCDAHDMKDENPLETFSALLSELSKRKIAFICAREHQAQDSIGSKLRKLFDGVYIANEGFTKESAEKIILDGHADAVAFGKLSISNPDLVKKFAENLPLELPNPKTFYGETKYLFNQAEPMPPQGFYESDHLGYTTY
- the phnD gene encoding phosphate/phosphite/phosphonate ABC transporter substrate-binding protein, translating into MMKLKIFTSIFFSTLISNSVVAADQLGSRNNPFKIAIVPSGHATKALDNAKPVAKCIEEKSKIFINIQVPNSYIAVVEAIGAQKVDLAFGDIVSFLIAKNKFGAEPLLQVIRYGTTTYQSAIFVKSSSNIKDVKDLEGKKFAYSDASSASSYIYPKILMKKNNKKFAQEVPTGSMDASIIALMQGQVDATAAYYNPPAISAANKDGKKKDEGKPEKINDARSKVINIYPNIAKETKVLWLSKPIPNEPVYARKGLSDELKAKLVPAIADCIKKYPNSINNMQEVIPLKSNTTDYDEFVKEVETSGLDIANIFSKK
- a CDS encoding MetQ/NlpA family ABC transporter substrate-binding protein — translated: MKFAKLFSVIGLSFISTIYSISAFASDVLKVGITAGPMIQVFEVAKKLAKEKYDLEIKTVTFADYQIPNEALNSGEIDANIFQTVSFLEQAKARKGYKLAIVGNTFIYPMGVYSRKIKSLSELTDKSVVIIPNDPSNQGRALNLLKTAGIIKIKDGVGELPTPKDISENPKNIIIKSVDAAQAARAVQDVAAAVLNNDFVKNAGFVPADALVKEDPKTAKPYVNVIVVKESDKSKKVFDKLKAVMNSNEVLKKTQELFPGAVPAW
- a CDS encoding methionine ABC transporter permease, with product MFLETLNTLAESTLATIYMVLVAGVCAFIIGLPIAVGLTVTAKGMFYENKIIHKTLSSIVTVGRSVPFVILMVAIIPFTRFIVGSSIGTAAAMVPLSVAAIPFFARIVEGKLASVNKGLIEAAQAMGSSPLQIIFKVLLPEAVPGIANAVTILFVSLTEYSAMAGAVGGSGLGNMAIQYGYYQFDTPVMLQALVTLVALVLIIQFTGDFITKKVSH
- a CDS encoding methionine ABC transporter ATP-binding protein, which produces MIKLIGIKKSFNTKNGISYALKGIDLEVAKGEIFGIIGKSGAGKSTLLRTVNLLEKPTGGEVILDNVNLTSLKESELREQRRNIGMIFQHFNLLSSANVFKNVALPLEFAGKNKKEIEARVKYLLEVTGLLDKINHYPHQLSGGQKQRVAIARALASNPKVLLCDEATSALDPETTKSILALLKAINEKFGVTILLITHEMEVVKSICHRVAVIENGNIIENSSMVEMFSNPQADATKALVRSAFHVTLPQHIEENLSLSPDKFSSPILKFTFVGDTASESIISGLVKKFDLNVNILQAHIDVINNSPLGIMLCQISGEQHKIKLGIDYLKELKISTEVLGYVSGNFKYSS
- a CDS encoding aspartate kinase, coding for MQENTAIPIISQSKNQTVGPVFKFGGTSMGSIERIEHVADLCLKLKPSAIVVSAMSGETNRLISLANKILERIDVPEYDMLVASGEQVSVSLLSLALRKRGIAPMPMLAPTAGILTDAQFSRANILQVKGEAIKEALDKGLLPVIAGFQGVTEDGQLTSLGRGGSDTSAVAIAAGIGAKECIIYTDVDGVFTTDPRICSAARIIRKINYEEMLEMASQGSKVLHIRSVQLAAKWGIRLVVKNTFSNDEGTEMSTIDEPIEGEIVSGIAASQNEAWIQATCANTPQFNLSNVFDLLAKKGINVDIINQGEHSSSLKISFTITQTDSNLAMETLKKEFPNISLTLREDVAKISIVGVGMRTHAGVAARMFKTLANNGIEILLVTTSEIKVGCLILRDKVSLAVNALHEEFIPKT
- a CDS encoding VC0807 family protein — encoded protein: MENKQKIENLDNQPVVQQKVKENLFVSIIFYVVIPVFILNKLNTTFDPLKTLIIALIFPLGYGVYDFMKRKQASPIAVLGIVSILIKGLFAFYKLDGFWFAIQEAAIPTFLGIFTIASAWIGKPFVNYLIYNENVFKTELLEEKLAANNAQKAFKALIWQITMVFGGAFFLGGVLNYILAINIIVSPAQTEAFNKELAEMTWKGHFVVAIPKMVISMLGIWWFVYRLKKLTGLKAGEILRAE
- a CDS encoding O-methyltransferase, whose protein sequence is MKEFDLEVFNNTNQTQVFTFINNKTKELGFDMASRPETGALLRVLAASKPSSNILEIGTGTGYGTAWLLEGMDENSKLISIEANINVQNVAKEILKNDKRLQLLNENGTDYLKKQKPHTFDIIFADAFPGKYELLNETLNLLKPGGIYIVDDMLPQPDWPEDHFPLAKSVIESLKNLTNVTSVGLHWSSGLILMVPKFK
- a CDS encoding aminotransferase class V-fold PLP-dependent enzyme; this translates as MKEAYNLLPKINEKFWKKFREDFILDRNFIHLSLAIQVSHSIKLNKEIDKYRSMIDKNPDLMRKERHIHTGETIAAAAKYLKTSKDLIALTESSTMAMAIALNGFIFKKDDEIITTDSEHYSLEKLCEYNAKRQNLKIKKFELSSLIKGITKEQIIDGILKNITEKTKLIAISWVNSKYGLKMPIKEIAKKLKKINFSRNEMDKILLCVDGVHGFGVEAFDSIHDLDVDFFAAGCHKWLFGPRGTAILWASERGWKRIEPTIPSFEKIAWDVFLSWEKKKFKEEELLKSKFCTPGGFKNFEYIWALKHAFEMHEKIGKINIYNKIKYLTDICKKELKKIKNLELITPINSELSSGFICFNFIGIDPSSIVKKMYDYNVIIGQSPYKDTCLRITPSIYNTEEEIIAACALLKKIIQEIRNEKR